A stretch of DNA from Candidatus Omnitrophota bacterium:
TTTTCCAATTCCGCGTGGACCGCAAAAAAGATATGCATGGGCCAAACGCTTAGATTCAATAGATTTCTTAAGAAGCTCTGTGATATGACCTTGACCTACCACTTCATCAAAGGTCTGAGGACGATATTTTCTTGCTAAAACAATATATGACATCTTAATTAAATACTCTATTTAAGTTTTTATAATACGGTATGTTGGGTAGGCAAAATCAACATTCGGCTCTTTTCCAAAATCATCAAGAATCATTTGAGACAGCTCATCTTGAGTCGATCGCCTTTTCTTTGCTTCTGTCAAATATCGAAGTGTTAGCTCAACGCCACTATCTTTAATATTCACATACACAATCGGTGTAAATTTTTGATAATAGATCATGTAGCTATGCGCCATACGATCAATCGCAGATTTTACGATACTTTCCATTCCCTGCGCTTGCGACTGTGCATGAGCCAACATAATTTCTTTCCCTTTTTTCCAGTCGCTCTCAAACGTAACTAAAACTTTAATTTCATTCCAAATAAATTCAAAACCACGCGTGTAATTATACAGCTCTTTCTTAAAAACAAAACTATTAGGAATATGAACAATGCGCCCTGTGCTCTGATCCGCATCAACCCAATTACCTATTTCAAGAAGTGAGGTCTGAAAAAGGCGAATATCAATGACATCCCCTTTAACATCGCCTAACTCGATACGGTCTCCTGCTTCAAAGGGACGACGCATCAAAATCAAAAACCATCCAGCAACACTGAGAATAACTTCTTGAAGAGCCAACGCAACACCCGCCGATGCCACGCCAAGGAAGATTGTGATCGAACCGATATTATGAATCCAGATTAAAACAACAAAAAAAAGTAGAATAATGTTGCCGATATAAACAATATTTTTTCGAATAGCATGACGGGCTTTGAGACTTTTAATCCGTCGATTTGAAATACGCACTAAAAGAAAAATAAATGCGTAACAAAGCAACAGGACTAAAACTGTTTGGACAAGTTTTGGTCTTGCAATCTCAAAGCCATTCAAGAAATCACCTTGCGATTCAACAGGAATCTCACCCACAATTTCGACCGGAGACACCAAAGGAGCAGAAGAAACTTGCTGAGCAAAAGACGCAGAAGAAAACAACGCAATAAAAAAAATTAAAACACTAAATTTTAAAAAATATTTTTTCATCTCAATCTCGCAAGGTTAAAATTTTATTAATATGATTATACACAATTTTAAAAATTTGTCTTAGATTTTCTGAAAATAGATGTCTCATGTCTTACGATCTAGCCAGCCCTGCAAGAACTTTTGAAATAACATAAATCGAAACAAGCCCTGCCGCCAAGACTACCAGCCCCAATGTAATCAACATTATTGTCTGTTTTTTTCTTTTTATCTGATTTTCTCTTGCTTCATAAATCAAAACAGCCAATTTATTCTCGTTTAATTCCCCTTTTTCATTCTTTACTTTTCCAATACTTATATTAAATGATCGAGCACAATCGCACAATTCTTTTTGCCGTTGTTCCGCATCAGTAATCAAGAAAATTTTATCTAATTTATCCATTTGTTGATTTTCTTTATTTTTTTTGAAAGGTTTTCTTTTAAAAGAAATCTTATACTAAAAATCTCTGAACTCCCTCTAAAAAAGCAAACTCATTAAATCGACCAATATTATGCGTGATGCCGGCTTCAATGCATGCCTGTTTCGCATCGTCAATAATCATTGCTTTTTGGCGCACAGTTGTTTCTCCGAGATCTTCAGTCTTAAAAAAATTATAGATCAAAATCGGGCGCTGGCTAAACTGAGCCATCTGTCTTAAAATTTTAACAACCTCTTCCGCCGCCATACCATAAAGAGGAACTTCCATAATTAAAACATCAGGAGAAAACTGAACAACCTTTGTAATAATCTCAGGACCATCTTTGGCCATTTCTGGAAGGCATCCTATTTTCTTTAATTGAAATGCCATATTCTCCAAAACTTGTTTATCTGACCCTGCAACCAAAACTTTTTTATTGACCTTCGCCTTAATCGTAGATCGATTAAGCAATAGCGCAATTTTTGCAATCAAAGCTTCATGCTCAAAAGGTTTCGTCAAAAAATCATCAGCTCCCATGACACGAAAAGAATCTTCCATGTGCCCTCGTGCCGTTAAAACGAGAACAGGAATATCTGCTGTCGTTGGGCTCTTTTTTAAATTCTTATAAAACGTAAAACCATCCATCACGGGCATCAAAACGTCTGTGACAATTAAATCTGGACATTCCTTAAAAACTTGATCCAAGCCTTCCTGCCCGTTTTCTGCAGTGACGACATTGTATCCAGCAGCTCTCAAACGCAGTGAAACAACTTTCGAAACATCCGGCTCGTCTTCTACCAATAATATCTTTTTTTGCTTTTCGCTCATAAAACTTCTTTAACGCCCCTTATCATAATAATTATAAAGATTCATGATCCAATCTTCAGACTTCGCTGCTCCTCTGTTCAATGATTTTTCCAGCATTTTCTTTGCATCGGCTTCTCTTTTCTTTTCTGCATTTTCTTCAAGATTCTTTAAAAAAGATATTTTCTTAAACTCCGCTAAAAGTTCCTGAAATTTAGCAGAAGCGGTTTCCTTTAAAACACCGACATTGCATTCTAAAAAGAAATGATTATATGCCTTTTCGATATCGAAATACGGAAACCCGAAATCCTGTCTTTGTTCATTATGAGATTTCGCTGATTCTCCTAACGGATTATTTTCTATCTTAGCATCTTCACTTGTTGTCTTAATACATTTTATCTCA
This window harbors:
- a CDS encoding mechanosensitive ion channel, translated to MKKYFLKFSVLIFFIALFSSASFAQQVSSAPLVSPVEIVGEIPVESQGDFLNGFEIARPKLVQTVLVLLLCYAFIFLLVRISNRRIKSLKARHAIRKNIVYIGNIILLFFVVLIWIHNIGSITIFLGVASAGVALALQEVILSVAGWFLILMRRPFEAGDRIELGDVKGDVIDIRLFQTSLLEIGNWVDADQSTGRIVHIPNSFVFKKELYNYTRGFEFIWNEIKVLVTFESDWKKGKEIMLAHAQSQAQGMESIVKSAIDRMAHSYMIYYQKFTPIVYVNIKDSGVELTLRYLTEAKKRRSTQDELSQMILDDFGKEPNVDFAYPTYRIIKT
- a CDS encoding response regulator, which encodes MSEKQKKILLVEDEPDVSKVVSLRLRAAGYNVVTAENGQEGLDQVFKECPDLIVTDVLMPVMDGFTFYKNLKKSPTTADIPVLVLTARGHMEDSFRVMGADDFLTKPFEHEALIAKIALLLNRSTIKAKVNKKVLVAGSDKQVLENMAFQLKKIGCLPEMAKDGPEIITKVVQFSPDVLIMEVPLYGMAAEEVVKILRQMAQFSQRPILIYNFFKTEDLGETTVRQKAMIIDDAKQACIEAGITHNIGRFNEFAFLEGVQRFLV